The Agarilytica rhodophyticola genome has a window encoding:
- the dapA gene encoding 4-hydroxy-tetrahydrodipicolinate synthase has protein sequence MFKGSMVALISPMKPDLSLDWEALHKLIEWHIEQGTKAIVAVGTTGESATLNVKEHVEVVSKVVAQVAGRIPVIAGTGANSTSEAIELTQGALDIGADACLLVSPYYNKPSQEGLYQHHKAIAEAVDIPQILYNVPGRTSVDMLPETVIRLSKIDNIIGIKEATGCMQRLQDIRAGVSDDFLLLSGDDASALEFMRLGGCGEISVTANVVPAQTAKMCELMLAGQVEEARAIDEYIQSLHQALFLESNPIPVKWALARMEMCTDAIRLPLTQLSEQYHQPLLDAMKSVEVL, from the coding sequence ATGTTCAAAGGCAGTATGGTCGCCCTGATAAGCCCTATGAAGCCGGACTTGTCGCTGGACTGGGAAGCCTTGCATAAACTTATAGAATGGCATATTGAACAGGGAACAAAAGCTATAGTTGCGGTGGGAACGACAGGAGAGTCTGCCACTTTAAATGTAAAAGAACATGTTGAGGTGGTCAGCAAGGTCGTTGCGCAGGTGGCAGGTCGGATCCCTGTTATCGCAGGCACGGGGGCAAACTCCACTTCAGAGGCTATTGAACTTACTCAAGGTGCTCTGGATATTGGCGCTGATGCCTGTCTATTGGTTAGTCCTTATTACAATAAACCCTCTCAAGAGGGGCTTTACCAGCATCATAAAGCCATTGCTGAGGCGGTGGATATCCCACAGATACTCTATAATGTTCCTGGGCGTACCAGTGTTGATATGCTACCGGAAACAGTGATTCGATTGTCCAAGATCGATAACATTATCGGTATTAAAGAGGCCACAGGCTGTATGCAGCGTCTACAAGATATTCGCGCTGGTGTCAGTGACGATTTTCTGCTGTTGTCCGGAGACGACGCTAGTGCCCTGGAGTTTATGCGCTTGGGGGGCTGTGGTGAAATTTCCGTAACTGCTAATGTGGTGCCAGCACAAACAGCTAAAATGTGTGAACTGATGCTAGCTGGGCAAGTCGAAGAAGCACGGGCAATTGATGAATATATTCAAAGCCTGCATCAAGCACTGTTTCTAGAGTCGAATCCCATACCTGTAAAATGGGCTTTGGCTAGAATGGAAATGTGTACAGATGCAATACGTTTGCCCTTGACGCAACTCAGCGAGCAGTATCATCAACCATTGCTCGATGCTATGAAATCTGTTGAAGTGTTATAA
- a CDS encoding alkaline phosphatase D family protein — protein sequence MTKVSRRGFVKFSMMGMGGAVVSTGLGGVLVGCSGDDDADEIAASFDHGVASGDPLSDRVILWTRVTPVAEADREGSTNVRVSWEVATDENFSSIVVSGSATTNAGRDFTMKVDASNLTPGTVYYYRFSTASSTSVVGRTKTLPEGETDQARFVVVSCSNYPAGHFHAYAEAAKQDGVDASIHLGDYLYEYARGGFASEDAQTLGREVLPEGELLTLSDYRTRYAQYRTDPDLQTFHQAMPMIAVWDDHEVANDTWREGAENHDPETQGSFAERLLFALQAYAEWMPIRPPVDNDVSSLARNFQYGDLVNLIMLDTRIVGRDLQLSLASYFGNDGNFDVQRYTSEILDNNRTLLGTDQLNWLQEQLATNTRWQALGQQVLMGRMELPGAVATAQLSIEDYVTLVQLAQADPLTLSPEQAAFLQARGPLLQLPSLPYNLDAWDGYPAEREQIYQTAQDNSANLVVLAGDTHNGWASNLKTSASAGNASVGVEFATPGVSSPGLESFLNLSSEQAIMQTEGGLTQLIENLNYTNLSDRGFLMVTFTANNVTADWIYVSSVKENTYQTLPNRNRQIVVNAGANVISDSV from the coding sequence ATGACAAAAGTCTCACGTAGAGGGTTTGTGAAATTTTCAATGATGGGAATGGGCGGTGCGGTAGTTTCCACTGGATTAGGTGGTGTCTTGGTAGGTTGTTCTGGGGACGATGATGCTGATGAAATTGCCGCAAGCTTCGATCATGGCGTTGCCAGCGGAGACCCTTTAAGTGACCGTGTTATTCTTTGGACACGAGTTACCCCAGTAGCTGAAGCCGATCGTGAAGGAAGCACCAATGTTAGGGTCTCCTGGGAAGTGGCTACCGATGAAAATTTTTCGTCGATAGTGGTATCAGGCTCAGCCACGACTAATGCGGGCCGTGACTTTACTATGAAAGTTGACGCATCTAATTTAACTCCCGGTACCGTCTACTATTATCGTTTTTCTACTGCGAGCAGCACTTCAGTAGTCGGGCGCACTAAAACCTTACCTGAAGGCGAGACTGATCAAGCAAGATTTGTCGTTGTTTCTTGTTCTAACTATCCCGCAGGACATTTTCATGCCTATGCAGAAGCAGCCAAACAAGATGGCGTAGATGCTTCGATACATCTTGGTGACTATCTATATGAATATGCTCGCGGCGGATTTGCCAGTGAAGATGCGCAAACCTTAGGGCGAGAAGTGTTACCTGAAGGAGAACTACTCACGTTAAGTGATTACCGTACTCGTTACGCACAGTACCGAACTGACCCGGATTTACAAACTTTCCATCAAGCGATGCCTATGATCGCAGTATGGGATGACCATGAAGTGGCCAACGATACTTGGCGCGAGGGGGCTGAAAACCACGATCCTGAAACGCAAGGTTCCTTTGCTGAGCGTCTACTTTTTGCATTGCAAGCGTATGCGGAGTGGATGCCTATTCGTCCTCCAGTGGATAACGACGTATCCTCATTAGCAAGAAATTTTCAATACGGTGATTTGGTTAACCTGATCATGTTGGATACACGCATTGTTGGGCGAGATCTACAACTGTCGCTTGCCAGCTATTTTGGTAATGACGGTAATTTTGATGTTCAGCGTTACACAAGTGAAATACTCGATAATAACCGTACCCTTCTTGGTACCGACCAATTAAATTGGCTGCAAGAACAGCTAGCAACTAATACTCGCTGGCAAGCACTTGGACAGCAAGTATTGATGGGGCGTATGGAGCTCCCCGGTGCTGTGGCTACTGCACAATTATCAATAGAGGACTACGTAACCCTGGTGCAACTCGCCCAAGCCGATCCTCTAACTCTCAGCCCCGAACAGGCTGCGTTTTTACAAGCTCGAGGCCCATTACTGCAACTACCTAGCTTGCCTTATAACCTGGATGCTTGGGATGGATATCCAGCTGAGCGGGAGCAAATTTATCAAACTGCACAAGATAATAGTGCGAATTTAGTTGTATTAGCAGGGGATACTCATAATGGCTGGGCAAGTAACCTCAAAACCTCTGCTAGCGCTGGCAATGCCAGTGTCGGCGTCGAGTTTGCAACTCCCGGTGTTTCTTCTCCTGGGCTAGAATCTTTTTTGAACCTCAGCTCAGAGCAAGCAATAATGCAAACAGAAGGTGGGCTGACGCAGCTTATTGAGAATTTAAATTATACTAATTTATCCGATCGTGGTTTCTTGATGGTGACCTTTACTGCAAATAACGTCACCGCTGATTGGATATATGTCAGTTCAGTAAAAGAAAATACTTACCAAACCTTGCCCAACCGAAATCGTCAAATAGTTGTTAACGCGGGAGCCAACGTAATTAGCGACAGTGTTTAG
- the lpxL gene encoding LpxL/LpxP family Kdo(2)-lipid IV(A) lauroyl/palmitoleoyl acyltransferase, producing the protein MEKIKFSVKLLHPKYWPVWFAMAIWWLLIQVLPFRLQMWLGAKIGRLAAKLSKRRRMITHKNIELCFPELDEKAKEKLFWQTMESTGRGLFDTGIAWFWPYWRLKKVIDIRGVDHLLKAKESGKGILLLTYHFTSLEMGCAALNRHYPYLNRGVYRPHGNPVYDYIMRKGRERHGEGLEALPRKDVRGMVRALRKGNLLFFLPDQDYGHKYSVFVPFFNVDAATITSPTQLTKLGAARVFSLYCVRKRDGSGYLVEVFPEHENYGKDDEKEDALTMNRFLEERIREYPEQYLWVHRRFKSRQDNDEDFYGLQALRSFRRNRRKRSEEHARREMQKSANNK; encoded by the coding sequence ATGGAAAAAATTAAGTTCTCCGTAAAACTTCTACACCCCAAATATTGGCCAGTTTGGTTTGCCATGGCTATTTGGTGGCTACTAATACAGGTTTTACCCTTTCGCTTACAAATGTGGCTGGGTGCAAAAATTGGTCGCTTAGCGGCTAAATTGAGCAAGCGCCGCCGTATGATTACACACAAAAATATAGAGCTATGCTTCCCTGAGCTTGATGAAAAAGCTAAGGAAAAGCTTTTTTGGCAGACCATGGAATCTACTGGTCGAGGTCTTTTTGATACTGGTATCGCATGGTTTTGGCCCTACTGGCGACTAAAAAAAGTGATCGATATTCGTGGTGTAGACCACTTACTTAAGGCAAAAGAATCGGGCAAAGGTATTCTCCTGCTCACCTATCATTTCACTTCTTTGGAGATGGGGTGTGCGGCGCTAAATCGACATTATCCCTATTTAAATCGAGGTGTTTATCGGCCCCATGGTAATCCCGTATATGATTACATTATGCGTAAAGGACGGGAGCGTCATGGAGAAGGTCTAGAAGCTTTGCCCCGTAAAGATGTTCGCGGTATGGTGCGAGCTCTGCGCAAAGGTAACCTATTGTTCTTCTTGCCTGATCAAGATTACGGGCACAAGTACAGTGTTTTTGTGCCCTTCTTTAATGTGGATGCGGCCACGATTACATCCCCAACTCAGTTAACTAAATTAGGTGCAGCACGAGTTTTTTCTTTGTACTGTGTTCGCAAACGCGATGGTTCTGGCTACTTAGTCGAAGTTTTCCCCGAGCACGAAAACTATGGCAAAGATGATGAGAAAGAGGACGCTTTAACTATGAATCGCTTCCTTGAAGAGCGTATAAGGGAATACCCCGAACAATACTTATGGGTGCATAGACGCTTTAAAAGTAGGCAGGACAATGATGAAGACTTTTATGGCTTACAAGCTCTAAGATCTTTTCGCAGGAACAGGCGCAAGCGATCTGAAGAACATGCCCGCAGAGAAATGCAAAAAAGCGCTAACAATAAATAA
- a CDS encoding NADP(H)-dependent aldo-keto reductase, with amino-acid sequence MKYTTLGNTSVEISRICLGTMTWGEQNTQAEAFEQMDMAFDLGVNFFDVAEMYPVPPRPSTQGKSEEILGEWLVQRGRRDKIVLATKVTGRAERNNGLEHVRGGARLNREHIHKAIDDSLKRLQTDYIDLYQVHWPERVTNFFGRAEYHHMPEDDGYEIAETLSALDELVKAGKVRHIGVSNETAWGMHEYLRVAQQENFSRIVSIQNPYNLLNRTFDVGASEMALREKVSLLAYSPLAFGSLSGKYLDGKRPEGARLTLYDRFKRYLKANAAAATEAYVAIAKEVDLNPAQMALAFVNGRQSVASNIIGATNLQQLKENIDSIDIELSEDIRQKIDDVHYSDPNPAP; translated from the coding sequence ATGAAATACACCACCCTTGGCAATACTTCCGTTGAAATCAGTCGCATTTGTTTAGGTACTATGACGTGGGGCGAACAGAATACGCAAGCCGAAGCATTCGAACAAATGGATATGGCTTTTGATCTGGGGGTGAATTTCTTTGATGTGGCCGAGATGTACCCTGTACCTCCGCGCCCGTCTACTCAGGGTAAATCTGAAGAAATTCTAGGTGAATGGTTAGTACAACGTGGTCGTCGCGACAAAATTGTATTAGCGACTAAAGTAACTGGCCGTGCCGAGAGAAATAATGGCTTGGAGCATGTTAGAGGCGGAGCTAGGTTGAATAGGGAGCATATTCATAAGGCTATTGATGACTCACTAAAGCGCCTGCAAACGGATTATATTGACCTTTATCAAGTGCACTGGCCTGAACGAGTTACCAATTTTTTTGGTAGGGCGGAGTATCATCATATGCCAGAGGACGATGGTTATGAAATTGCTGAAACCCTAAGTGCTCTCGATGAGCTTGTCAAAGCGGGTAAAGTTCGCCATATAGGCGTATCAAATGAGACTGCGTGGGGGATGCACGAATACTTACGTGTGGCACAACAAGAAAACTTCAGCCGGATAGTCTCCATTCAAAACCCCTATAATTTACTTAATCGCACCTTCGATGTTGGTGCTTCTGAAATGGCGCTCAGGGAAAAGGTGAGTTTGTTGGCCTATTCACCTCTCGCGTTCGGCTCGTTAAGTGGTAAATACCTCGATGGTAAGCGTCCTGAAGGCGCGCGCTTAACGCTATACGATCGCTTTAAACGCTACCTCAAAGCCAATGCCGCTGCGGCTACTGAGGCTTATGTTGCGATTGCTAAAGAAGTCGACTTAAATCCTGCGCAAATGGCTTTAGCCTTTGTTAATGGGCGTCAGTCAGTGGCTTCAAACATTATTGGTGCGACAAACTTGCAACAGCTCAAAGAAAATATTGATAGTATCGATATAGAATTAAGTGAAGATATAAGACAAAAAATCGATGATGTTCACTATAGCGATCCGAATCCGGCGCCTTAG
- the purC gene encoding phosphoribosylaminoimidazolesuccinocarboxamide synthase, producing MEKQAELYSGKAKSVYNTDDEKYLILHFRNDTSAFDGKKREKLDRKGMVNNKFNAFIMEKLQAAGVPVHFERLLNDNESLVKRLDMLPLECVVRNIAAGSICRRYGIEEGKDLTPATFEFFLKDDALGDPMVNEYHIRSFHWASDEQVSKMKELTFKVNEVLKKLFLDGGMLLVDYKLEFGMSGDELILGDEFSPDGCRIWDAETREKFDKDRFRQGLGNVVESYERVGERLGISFASIG from the coding sequence ATGGAAAAACAAGCAGAACTCTATTCTGGTAAAGCAAAGTCTGTGTATAACACTGATGATGAGAAATATTTAATTCTCCACTTCCGTAATGATACCTCGGCCTTCGATGGTAAGAAGAGAGAGAAACTTGACCGCAAAGGCATGGTAAATAATAAATTTAACGCATTTATTATGGAAAAACTCCAAGCGGCAGGTGTACCTGTTCACTTTGAGCGTTTGCTTAATGATAACGAAAGTTTGGTTAAGCGCCTTGATATGCTGCCTTTGGAATGTGTCGTTCGTAATATTGCCGCCGGTTCCATTTGCCGTCGTTACGGTATCGAGGAAGGTAAGGATCTTACCCCAGCGACGTTTGAGTTCTTTCTAAAAGATGATGCCTTGGGTGATCCAATGGTAAATGAATATCATATACGTTCTTTTCATTGGGCGAGTGATGAACAAGTGTCTAAAATGAAAGAACTTACATTTAAAGTGAATGAAGTATTAAAAAAATTATTTCTCGATGGCGGCATGCTGTTAGTAGATTATAAATTAGAGTTTGGAATGTCTGGGGATGAATTGATCTTAGGTGATGAGTTTTCACCGGATGGTTGTCGAATTTGGGATGCCGAAACCAGAGAGAAATTTGACAAAGATAGGTTTCGCCAAGGACTTGGTAATGTTGTGGAATCTTATGAACGCGTGGGTGAGCGCTTAGGTATAAGTTTTGCCTCAATTGGCTAA
- a CDS encoding PilZ domain-containing protein, whose translation MEERRKYERTPTGVRVEMRHPAFGVIVGFAKDISDGGAQVSIENHPIPPTGTIVDVNFKKMIGPVNAEPVSMRVMHTRRNTIGLMFIK comes from the coding sequence GTGGAAGAACGGCGAAAATATGAGCGGACGCCAACAGGTGTTCGCGTTGAAATGAGACACCCTGCTTTTGGTGTTATCGTTGGCTTTGCTAAAGATATTTCTGATGGTGGGGCGCAGGTTTCTATCGAAAACCATCCGATTCCCCCTACTGGTACAATTGTCGATGTCAACTTTAAAAAAATGATAGGCCCTGTTAATGCCGAGCCAGTGAGCATGCGTGTGATGCATACAAGACGCAATACCATCGGACTTATGTTTATAAAATAG
- a CDS encoding leucine-rich repeat domain-containing protein produces the protein MTILFQPKFFGAAIVAIIAGCSRYSVSINQNVVYEPPTLFSQYELADAALKECVRSTIAEKGLTKAEQLTQLICAPGNILDLTGIEVFAYIQHLGLSKNNIENIDTLEKLPRLQQLQISHNHVKDFSVLKHLDKLVFVNSDGNNEAACSSLELPQTSIEQVLPKHCR, from the coding sequence ATGACAATTCTTTTCCAGCCGAAGTTCTTCGGCGCCGCCATTGTAGCAATCATTGCTGGCTGTAGCCGATATTCCGTATCAATAAATCAAAATGTTGTGTACGAGCCCCCAACTTTATTTAGCCAGTATGAGCTGGCAGATGCCGCTCTTAAAGAGTGTGTGCGCAGTACTATCGCTGAAAAGGGATTAACCAAAGCTGAACAATTGACGCAGTTGATCTGTGCGCCAGGCAATATCTTGGACCTAACAGGCATTGAAGTATTTGCCTATATTCAGCACCTGGGCTTGAGCAAGAACAATATTGAGAACATCGACACACTAGAAAAACTTCCTCGTTTGCAGCAGCTACAGATTTCCCATAACCATGTAAAAGATTTTTCAGTGTTAAAACACTTGGATAAACTAGTTTTTGTCAACAGCGATGGTAATAATGAGGCAGCTTGCAGTTCCCTTGAACTGCCTCAAACATCTATCGAACAAGTGCTTCCTAAACACTGTCGCTAA
- a CDS encoding tRNA-(ms[2]io[6]A)-hydroxylase, with protein sequence MFQLRYHTSEDWTQTVIEHFDDFLIDHAAAEKKASGMAISMLSHYPDKPELVKAMIDLSIEEMTHFREVVKIMTNRGLMLAPDTKDAYVLQLRKLMRKGSLEYFLDRLVIAGVIEARGCERFGLVAEALPEGELKRFYIAITESESRHENLFIDLAIRYFPEQTVNSRLDEILDHEAQICSSLPIVAALH encoded by the coding sequence ATGTTTCAACTTCGTTATCATACCAGTGAAGACTGGACACAAACTGTTATTGAACACTTTGATGATTTTTTAATAGATCATGCCGCGGCCGAAAAAAAAGCATCAGGCATGGCGATCTCTATGCTTTCCCATTATCCGGACAAACCTGAGCTTGTAAAAGCGATGATCGACCTCTCAATAGAAGAGATGACCCACTTTCGTGAAGTGGTGAAGATCATGACCAACAGAGGTCTTATGTTAGCGCCCGATACAAAAGATGCTTACGTTCTTCAGCTGCGTAAGCTTATGCGCAAAGGTAGCTTGGAGTATTTCTTAGACAGGCTTGTTATCGCAGGTGTTATTGAAGCCAGAGGTTGCGAGCGATTTGGTTTAGTGGCCGAGGCCTTACCAGAAGGTGAGCTGAAGAGATTTTATATTGCCATTACAGAGTCTGAGTCCCGCCACGAGAATCTATTCATTGACTTAGCCATTCGCTATTTTCCCGAGCAAACGGTCAATTCACGCCTTGACGAAATACTTGATCATGAAGCCCAAATATGCAGTTCACTGCCAATCGTTGCAGCCCTTCATTAA
- a CDS encoding OmpA family protein, translating into MRIALISFLVLSMTACVSTDPYTGEQKASNTAKGAGIGAVTGAVIGALTSSKGDRDKGILTGAAAGAAIGGGVGFYMDKQEAKLRQRLQGSGVQVRRDGDNLHLIMPGNITFETAQYNIRSQFYPVLGSVSDVLKEFDKTAITVSGHTDSTGASDYNQTLSENRASSVKGYLVQKGIPSGRIHSVGYGKRRPIASNNNASGREQNRRVELKLEPIQ; encoded by the coding sequence ATGCGTATCGCACTTATATCGTTCTTGGTTTTATCCATGACTGCCTGTGTATCAACAGATCCTTATACTGGTGAACAAAAAGCTAGTAATACTGCAAAAGGTGCAGGCATTGGCGCAGTAACAGGGGCTGTAATCGGCGCGCTTACGTCAAGTAAAGGTGATCGCGACAAAGGTATATTAACTGGTGCAGCGGCGGGCGCAGCTATCGGTGGTGGCGTGGGTTTCTATATGGATAAACAAGAAGCGAAATTACGTCAAAGACTTCAAGGTAGTGGTGTGCAAGTGCGCCGTGATGGCGATAACCTGCATCTAATTATGCCAGGAAATATCACTTTCGAAACAGCACAATACAATATTCGCTCTCAGTTTTATCCTGTTTTGGGTTCCGTTTCTGATGTCTTGAAAGAGTTTGATAAAACTGCGATTACAGTATCAGGTCATACCGATTCTACAGGTGCCTCAGACTATAATCAGACATTGAGTGAAAACCGTGCCTCCAGTGTGAAAGGTTATTTGGTACAAAAGGGTATTCCTTCTGGGCGTATTCACTCTGTTGGTTATGGTAAGCGTCGTCCAATAGCCAGTAATAATAATGCTAGTGGTCGTGAGCAAAATCGTCGAGTTGAATTAAAGCTAGAGCCTATTCAGTAA
- the bamC gene encoding outer membrane protein assembly factor BamC, translating into MLTFSGCTALYGDKGIFRGKSKDYLEAGAIRPMVVPKGMNNRPLVELYEIPNVSPRDEFGDLIGLEEYEVPRPVAINTEKGKVGVKLQKLGEHKWIFLNASTSQVWPRTQNFFSQFGIQVLVSNPAIGLIETGDVAFKDDDATKSRFRVFIEKGVHPETTEVHILQIERPADQVANTDITWPEISHNVKRERQLLDELANTLATNVNNNSASLLGQNVGGSLKVEFLKDKREPTMRLRLFEERARATVAHALERDGFVLWDESVDKGLYYVGFDPDADKQGMFSRWFKGGLPKTAPHPINTLVQHLAADEEVQNKFAEVDGVAYGEQLPKSIGFLVMVDSSGKTTDVVVRNARGQRIAPARAKELLRIIRKNLI; encoded by the coding sequence GTGCTCACATTTTCCGGTTGTACTGCTTTGTATGGCGATAAAGGGATATTTCGCGGTAAAAGCAAAGACTATCTCGAGGCGGGAGCCATCAGACCTATGGTTGTGCCGAAAGGCATGAATAACAGGCCCCTTGTTGAACTCTATGAGATTCCCAACGTAAGCCCCCGCGATGAATTTGGTGATTTAATTGGCCTGGAAGAATATGAAGTGCCTCGGCCGGTGGCTATTAACACTGAAAAAGGTAAGGTGGGCGTTAAACTTCAGAAGCTGGGGGAGCATAAATGGATTTTTTTAAACGCTTCTACTAGCCAAGTTTGGCCAAGAACACAGAACTTTTTCTCGCAGTTTGGCATTCAGGTACTTGTGAGTAATCCTGCTATTGGGTTGATTGAAACGGGTGATGTGGCCTTTAAAGATGATGATGCCACGAAGTCACGCTTTAGAGTGTTTATTGAAAAAGGTGTTCATCCAGAAACTACAGAAGTACATATTTTGCAAATCGAGAGGCCGGCAGATCAAGTTGCCAACACGGATATTACCTGGCCTGAAATATCTCACAATGTGAAAAGAGAGCGGCAGTTACTCGACGAGCTGGCAAATACTCTAGCCACTAATGTCAACAATAACAGTGCATCGCTGCTTGGGCAAAATGTTGGTGGTTCACTAAAAGTAGAATTTTTGAAAGATAAGCGCGAGCCGACGATGCGCTTACGTTTGTTTGAAGAGCGTGCACGTGCAACAGTGGCTCATGCGCTTGAGCGGGACGGTTTTGTGCTGTGGGACGAGTCGGTTGACAAGGGCTTATATTATGTTGGTTTTGACCCCGATGCAGATAAACAAGGTATGTTTAGTCGTTGGTTTAAAGGGGGCTTACCAAAGACTGCGCCTCATCCTATCAACACTTTGGTTCAGCATTTAGCTGCTGACGAAGAAGTGCAAAACAAGTTTGCTGAAGTTGATGGTGTGGCATACGGCGAACAGTTACCTAAAAGTATTGGCTTTCTTGTCATGGTAGATTCTTCAGGAAAAACCACGGATGTGGTTGTACGCAATGCTCGAGGCCAGCGTATTGCTCCCGCTAGAGCGAAAGAGTTACTTAGAATTATTCGTAAAAATCTAATTTAG
- the fabV gene encoding enoyl-ACP reductase FabV, with protein MIIKPKVRGFICTNAHPQGCAHNVHEQIEYIKQQGTIENGPKNVLVIGASTGYGLASRITAAFGCGANTFGVFFEKPNTAKRTGSAGYYNAAAFEHAAQEAGLYSKSINGDAFSTEIKDKTIAQIKQDMGKIDLVVYSLASPRRTDPVSGETFNSVLKPIGQSYTARSLNTDTLTIADVTLDPANEQEISNTVKVMGGEDWEMWITALKEADVLSEGCKTTAYTYLGDKLTWPIYGQATIGKAKEDLDRAAKAIEQTLAPLGGQANVSVLKALVTQASSAIPIMPLYISILYKVMKEDGSHEGCIEQLYRLFSEGLYSDKPRLDEANRLRMDERELREEVQGAVEKIWPTVTEENLFEATDYKGYADEFLKLFGFGLNSIDYDEDIAPEPSVKVNF; from the coding sequence ATGATTATAAAGCCTAAGGTTCGAGGATTTATCTGCACCAACGCCCATCCTCAAGGCTGTGCGCATAATGTGCACGAACAGATTGAATATATCAAACAGCAAGGAACCATCGAAAACGGGCCTAAAAACGTACTTGTTATCGGTGCTTCTACAGGCTATGGCTTAGCTTCACGTATCACAGCGGCTTTCGGCTGCGGTGCTAATACTTTCGGCGTTTTCTTCGAAAAGCCTAATACTGCTAAACGAACAGGGTCTGCTGGGTATTATAATGCTGCCGCCTTTGAGCATGCGGCGCAAGAAGCTGGGCTCTACAGCAAGAGTATCAATGGAGATGCTTTTTCTACTGAAATTAAAGACAAAACTATTGCTCAGATAAAACAGGATATGGGCAAAATTGACTTAGTTGTATACAGCTTAGCTTCTCCTCGTAGAACAGATCCGGTATCAGGAGAAACCTTCAATTCAGTACTCAAACCTATCGGCCAATCCTATACCGCACGCAGTTTAAATACCGATACCTTGACCATTGCAGACGTTACTTTAGATCCCGCTAATGAACAGGAGATCAGTAATACCGTTAAGGTGATGGGAGGAGAAGATTGGGAAATGTGGATAACAGCACTCAAAGAGGCTGATGTCCTAAGTGAAGGCTGTAAGACTACTGCTTATACTTATTTAGGGGATAAGCTAACGTGGCCAATTTATGGTCAAGCAACCATAGGTAAGGCAAAAGAAGACCTGGATAGAGCAGCCAAAGCGATTGAGCAAACCTTAGCCCCTTTGGGTGGCCAGGCAAATGTATCCGTCCTTAAAGCTCTGGTGACGCAAGCCAGCTCGGCCATTCCGATCATGCCATTGTATATTTCCATTTTGTACAAAGTAATGAAAGAAGATGGCAGCCATGAAGGATGTATTGAGCAGCTGTATCGTCTATTTTCTGAAGGCTTGTACAGCGATAAGCCAAGACTGGATGAAGCCAACCGTCTGCGTATGGATGAGCGTGAATTGCGTGAAGAAGTGCAAGGTGCAGTAGAGAAAATTTGGCCAACAGTAACAGAAGAGAACTTATTTGAGGCGACTGATTATAAAGGGTATGCCGATGAGTTTTTGAAACTTTTTGGTTTTGGTCTTAACAGCATTGATTACGATGAAGATATCGCGCCAGAACCCAGTGTTAAGGTGAATTTTTAA
- a CDS encoding MBL fold metallo-hydrolase: protein MKFASLGSGSSGNATLVSDEQSLILVDCGFAIKETQRRMQRLGLRPEDLSAIVVTHEHTDHIKGVAPLARKYNLPVYMTEGTHASRDFGRLPNLCVISNYQNFTIGQIHVTPVVVPHDAREPAQFIFENASGLKLGILTDLGSVTPHITEAYSHCHGLLVEANHDLEMLAMGPYPPSLKSRVSSAWGHLNNQQTATFLADLDLQHMQEIVVGHISQKNNSIERVKSALHDIMQQAKSVHFACQDEGFDWLQLDHNLALST, encoded by the coding sequence TTGAAGTTTGCTTCATTAGGCAGCGGTAGTTCAGGTAATGCCACGCTAGTGAGTGATGAACAATCACTTATTCTTGTTGACTGTGGCTTTGCTATTAAAGAAACACAGCGACGTATGCAACGTTTGGGGCTGCGACCAGAAGATTTATCTGCGATTGTTGTCACCCATGAGCATACAGATCATATTAAAGGCGTTGCACCTTTGGCGAGAAAATATAATTTGCCGGTGTATATGACTGAGGGAACACATGCCAGCCGTGATTTTGGTCGTTTGCCCAATCTTTGTGTGATCTCAAATTATCAAAATTTTACCATAGGGCAAATACATGTGACGCCGGTGGTTGTGCCGCATGATGCCCGTGAGCCAGCGCAGTTTATATTTGAAAATGCGTCGGGTCTTAAGTTGGGTATTTTGACAGATTTGGGAAGTGTGACTCCTCATATTACAGAAGCCTATAGCCATTGCCATGGGCTTTTGGTGGAAGCCAATCACGATTTAGAAATGCTAGCTATGGGGCCTTATCCGCCGTCTTTGAAGTCGCGGGTGTCTAGTGCTTGGGGGCACTTGAATAATCAACAGACAGCAACATTTCTGGCAGATTTGGATCTACAACATATGCAGGAAATCGTTGTCGGTCATATTAGTCAAAAAAATAACAGTATTGAGCGAGTAAAATCTGCATTGCACGATATCATGCAACAAGCGAAATCGGTTCACTTCGCCTGTCAGGACGAAGGCTTTGATTGGTTACAGCTAGATCATAATCTCGCCTTAAGCACATAA